GGCCCGCGCAAGAGCCACAGGCAGGGGCACGCCCAGGAGGCCCGCACAAGAGGTACGCCGAGTGCCTGCGCAGGGGGCATCAGGGGTGCTTATCGAGCGTGCACGAACGATCGTTGGTGCTGAAGTCGACCCCCGCCGCAAGATGATCCGCATGACCACCGCACAGACCGCGCGGATCGCCCTCGTCGGCGACCGCTCCCCGCACGTGAAGTCCCACACCCGGGTTCCGCTGCTCCTCGACGCCCTGGCCTCGCGCGAGGGCCTCGTGCTGGACGCCTACTGGATCCCCACCGGCGACGCCGCGGCCGAGGCCGCCGCCGGGACGCTGGGGCGGTTCGACGCCGTGTGGGTGCTGCCCGGCAGCCCGTACGCCAGCGAGGCCGGGGCGCTGGCCGCGATCCGGGTGGCCCGCGAGCAGGGCATCCCGTTCCTCGGGACCTGCGGCGGCTTCCAGCACGCCCTGCTGGAGTACGCCCGGACGGTGTGCGGGCTGGCCGGTGCCGCGCACGCCGAGAACGACCCCGCGGCGGCGGACCCGGTGATCGCGCCGCTCGCCTGCTCGCTCGTGGGGCACGAGGGCCTCGTACGGGCCGAGCCCGGCTCGCTCGCCGAGTCCGCGCTCGGCGCGGAGCGGTCGACGGAGCGCTACCACTGCGGCTACGGGCCCGCGCCCCGGCACCTTCCGGCCCTCGCCGCGCACGGGCTGCTCCTGTCGGGCCACGACGAGGACGGGCAGGTGCGCATCGCCGAGCTGCCCGGGCACCCCTTCTTCCTGGCCACCCTCTTCCAGCCGGAGCTGCACGGGGACGGGACGGTGCCGCACCCGATCGTCCGGGCCCTCGCCGTGGCGGCTGTGACCCACGCCACCGCCGCACGCCAGGCCGCCCCCGAAGCGGAATAACGCGTCGCGGGACCACCCCGCTGATCGGCTATGCTGTGCATGCACATCGAACGGGTGGTCCGCCGCCCTTCGTGGTGGGTGTAGCTCAGTTGGTAGAGCACCTGGTTGTGGTCCAGGTGGCCGCGGGTTCAAGTCCCGTCACTCACCCTGATCCCGTGGGGTACGAGGTTTCCTCGTACCCCACGGGCTTTTTTCGTTCTAGGCGCGGAGGAAGGCCTCCACTTCGGTGGCGAAGGCCACCGGGGTCTCGTGCGGCGGGTAGTGGCCGGAACCCGGAATCGTGACGATCCGGCAGTTCGGGTACCAGGCGGCCCAGGTGGCCCGCATCACGTCGGCGGTGAGCGCGAGGTCGTACTCCCCGACCAGGACCAGCACCGGGACGGTGTTCCCCTTCACCGCGGAGGACAGGTCGAGCGGCTGCCAGCTCGCGAGGTAGCCGGCGAAGGCCTCGGGGCGGGAGACGCTCAGGGAGTGCTCGACCATGCCGTCCAGCCAGTGGCGGCTCGCGCGGTTGCCGGTGACCAGGTCGAGGATGATCCGGCGCTTGGCCGGGTCCTCGGCGGCGCCGTAGAAGAGGGCGTGGGTCGCGTCGTCCATCTCGTACGGGGCGGCCGGCACGGGTGTGAGCCCGATCAGCTTCTCCACCCGCTCGGGGGCGCGCACGAGGACCTGCTGGACCGCCTTGCCGCCCATGGAGTGGCCAAGGAGGGAGAAGGTGTCCCAGCCGAGCCGGTCGGCCAGTTCGAGGACGTCGTCGGCGATCTCGGGGAGGGTGTAGCGGCCGGGGACGTCCCGGCGGTCGCCGTAGCCGCGGTAGTCGAGGAAGGCGTACGAGAACTCGTCCGGGTCCAGGTGGTCCAGTACGGAACCCCAGTTGGCGGAGGTGCCGAACCAGTCGTGCAGCACGATGACGCGGGCGGGTCCGGTGCCGATCCTGCGGTGGGCGATGGCCATGCGTTCTCCCTCGGTGACGGGGGCGGAGGAAACCGACGCCGTACCTTCTGCCCAGCGGGCCTACCATCACACCGTGAATCCGATACCGGGGGCCGAGCCGCTGCACATGGGGGACTTCTCGCCGGGCGACGGGGCGCGCCACCCCCATCACCCCCGGAGCTACGAGATCACCGACCCGGCGGAGATCGCCGAGGTGCGGGCCGTGCTTCCGCCCGAACGGCACACCGACGCCGCCGGAAGCGGCGGCATCGAATGCATGTGCCACGAGGGGTGGGATCCCGCTCCCGTCACCCCCGAACTGAAGCGCCTGGTCGACCCGCTGTCCCCCGACGGGATCCCGGCCCGCCACCGCGCGCGGTGGGTGGCGCGGGCTCCCGACGGGCTGCGGGAGTACGCCGAGGCGCTGGCCGGGGGCGAAGAGGAGCCCGATCCGCCGAGCGCGGTCCCGCTGGGCGTGGTGTTCGGCTGGCTGGGCGCCGTGCGCGCGGAGCCCCGCGACGCCGCGTGGCTGCTCGCCGAGCGGGGGCCCTGGCGGCTGCTGGCCGGGGCGTCGACGGAGGAACTGGCCTGGGCGGTGCGGGAGACGGACCGGGCGGGCCTGGAGGGCGCCGTACGGTTCTTCGCGAGCGAGGAGTTCACCACCCGCCACCCCAAGCGCCGCCGGGTCCCGGAAACCGCCCGCGAGCTGCTGCTCCGGCACGCGCGCGGCCACCGCCCCAAGGACCTCCCGGTCCTGGAGCGGCGGCTGCTGCGAGCGGCGGAGGACCGGGTCAGACGGTCTTGATCGCCGGGTCGGAGATGCCCGCGGCGCCCGTTTCCACGTGGCCGGCGAAGCGGCGCAGGAAGGTGGTGTCCGCGTCGGAGACCACCGTGACGTCGTACCAGCGACCGGTCGCGCTCAGGTCCGCCGTGTACGTGGCCGTGCCGCCCGCCGCGACCCGCAGGGTCTGGGCCGCGCCGCCGTAGGAGTTGGTCACCGTGAGGTTGACCGCCGCCGAGCCCGAGTTGGTCAGGGTCAGCTTGAGGTTGCCGGTGGTCCCGTCGTGGCGGGCCGTGACCTCGGGGCCGGTCTTCTTCGCCGGGCCCTTCCAGGTGCGCAGGAAGCCGTTCGGGCCCCAGACCGAGAGGTTGATCTGGTTGCCGGTGGAGCCGTACGTGGACCAGGTGTCCGAGAGGGTCTTGCCCGGCTCGACCGTGTAGGGCCAGGGGCCGTCCGTGCGGTTGCCCGAGGTGCTGTGGAAGTGGGCGCCGAGGGTGGGGCCGGAGTGGAAGGTCAGGGTGAACTTGCCGGTGGAGGTGGTGGCCCGGCCGTCCACGTACGGGCTGTAGCCCAGCGCGCGGGTCGGCTTGGAGCCGGCCTCCTGCTTCGGCATCGTGCCCGTGGCGGGCACGGTCGGGTAGTAGGACGGGTGGCGGTCCTTGTCCGGCGGGACGTACCCGGCCGTGGACGGCAGCGCGGCGGGCGCGGCGTCGGCCCGGGTGAAGTCGAAGGCGGAGGTCAGGTCACCGCAGACGGCACGGCGCCACGGCGAGATGTTGGGCTCCTGCACGCCGAAGCGCTTCTCCATGAAGCGGATCACCGAGGTGTGGTCGAAGGTCTCGGAGCAGACGTAGCCGCCCTTGCTCCACGGGGAGACCACGATCATCGGGACGCGCGGGCCGAGGCCGTACGGGCCGGCGGCGTAGCCGGAGACGCCCCCGGTGTACAGGTCGCCGGTGACGCTCGCCGTGGACAGGCCCCAGGACGCGGACTCCGGCGGGTACGGCGGGACGACGTGGTCGAAGAACCCGTCGTTCTCGTCGTAGGTGATGAACAGGGCCGTCTTCGCCCACACCGCCGGGTTCGCGGTCAGCGAGTCCAGGACCTGCGAGATGTACCAGGCGCCGAAGTTCGTCGGCCAGTTGGAGTGCTCGCTGAACGCCTCGGGGGCGGCGATCCACGAGACCTGCGGGAGGGTGCCGTTCACCACGTCCGCGCGCAGCTTGTCGAAGTACCCTTCGCCCGCCTTGACGTTGGTGCCGGTGCGGGCCTTCTCGTAGAGGGCGCTGCCGGGCTGGGCGTTGCGGTAGTTGTTGAAGTACAGCAGCGAGTTGTCGCCGTAGTTGCCGCGGAAGGCGTCGTTGATCCAGCCCCAGTGGCCGGCCGCGTTCAGACCGTCGCCGATGTCCTGGTAGACCTTCCAGGAGACCCCGGCCGACTCCAGGCGCTCCGGGTAGGTCTTCCAGCCGTAGCCCAGCTCCTGGTTGCCGAGGACGGGGCCACCGCCCACGCCGTCGTTGCCCGTGTAACCCGACCACATGTAGTAGCGGTTGGGGTCCGTGGCGCCGATGAAGGAGCAGTGGTAGGCGTCGCACACGGTGAAGGCGTCGGCGAGGGCGTAGTGGAACGGGATGTCGTTCCGGGTCATGTACGACATGGTCGTGGCCGTCTTGGCCGGAACCCACTTGTCGTACTTGCCCTTGTTGTAGGCCTTCTGGCCGCCCGCCCAGTCGTGGTTGAGGCCCGTCAGGAACTGCATCCCGAGGTCCTCGATCTGCGGGTTGAAGGGCAGGATGTCCTTCGTCCCGTTGGACTGGTGGAAGACGGACTTGCCGTTGTCCTGGAGGACGGGACGCGGGTCGCCGAAGCCCCGGACCCCCTTCATCGCGCCGAAGTAGTGGTCGAAGGACCGGTTCTCCTGCATGAGGACGACGATGTGCTCGATGTCCTGGATCGTGCCGGTCGTGCCCTGCGCCGAGATGGCGGCCGCGCGCGCGATGCTCTCGTTCAGCATCGCGACGGCGGCGGTACCGCCGGCTATCTGCAGGAACCTGCGCCGATTGAATTCGGTCATGGAGTGACGTCCTCTGCGGGTGAGGGGGGTGTCGGGGGGCGCCCCAAGGACAGCGCCCCCGGGGTACCGGACGGAGATCACTTCGTGACGGTGCGCGGTACACCTGGAGAACGAAAGCCCTCCCGAACGGCCCGCGTATCTGCTGGAATGACCTCCCACACACTGCACGGGGGGCGCAGAACGGATGGCCGGGACCGACTTCGGGCATGCCCTCGGGCCGTCCCGCGCGCTCTCCGGTCTGCCGCTCTCGCCGCTCGTGGGAGGGTACGGGGAACTCGTCTCCGCGCAACAGACCCTCGGCTTAAGCCACTTGGGCGAACTCCTGACTCCCTCGGGCGGTCATTTGCGCATGCTCGACGGGGTCTTCCGCGTCGAGCGGCCCGGGCGGCGCACCCATGTGAACGCTGCGGTGCTGCGCGCGCTGCGCGTGGACCGGCCCGAGGCTGCGTGGCTGTTGGACCGGCTGGCGGGGATCCAGGAGGGGAACCCGGCGGCGCTGCGGCGGATCCTGCTCTACCAGCTCGTCCACCTGCTGCACGACCATCCCGCGGGCCACCTGCCCGCCACCGCGGCCGGCTTCGGCGTGGACCCGGTGGAGACCGCCGTGCTGGTCCACGCCGCCGCGGCGCGGGCCCGGCTGGACGCGGGGCAGCGGGCCGCCGCCGAGGGCCTGGAGGACGACTGGCTGGGCCGGCGGGTGCGCGCGGCCGAGCGGAAGGCCGCGGTGCTGCCGACGGGAGGGGCCCGGGCGCCGGCGGCGGGTGGGGACCGGGCACTGGAGGCGGGTGGGGACCGGGCACTGGAGGCCCGGCTCGCCGAGCTGGCCGCCCGCGCCGGGGCCGCCGACACCGCGCTCGACGCGGCCCGGCGCCTGGAGGAGCGGGACGATGCGGACCGCGCCTCCGTGCAGTACGAGGAGGCGGCGTGGCTGGCGGGAGACTGCCCGCGGGCGGTGCGCGGGCTGGTCCGCACGTACCGGCCGGAGCCGGGCGATCCCGGCCCGCTGGAAGCCTCGCTCGTACCCGAAGGGGTTGAACTGCGGTGGCCGCCGGGCGGGTTCGAGGGACGCGGCTGGCGGGTGGTGCGGCTCACCCAGGGCGAACCGGCGGGCTTGCCCCTCGCCGAGGTGGCGGGGCGGCCGCGCGGAGGCGTCCTGCTGGACCGGGACACGGGGATCGGCGTACGCGTCCGCCATGTCGCCCTGCCGCTCGGGGACGACGGCGCGGTGGACGGACCGCCGCTGATCGGGGCCCCCGTGGCCGTCGCCCCGGCGGTGACGCGGCTGCGCGTGACCGACGGCAACGGCTGGATCCGGGCCTCGTGGACCGCCCCGGCGGGCGCGGCCGGCGCCGAGGTGATCCTCACCGGGCCGCGGGGACCCGTGGCGGGCCTCGCGGCGGACCGGGAAGGGCTGCGCGCGGAGGGCCTGGAGCCCGGCGCGTACGCATTCACGGTCCGGGCCCGCTTCACCGCGCCGGGCCGCTCCACCCACGCGATCCTCTCGACCCCGCAGACGGCCGCGGCCACCGTCCACCCCTGGCCGACACCCGTACACACCCTGACGGCGACTCCGCGGGCTTCGGGCGGGCTGGACTTCCACGCGGCCGGAGCCCGGTGCGTCGAGGCTGCCGCCGACACCGAGTTGCGCCTGGTGGAATGGCCCACCACCCCGCCGGCTCCGGGCACCGAACTGAAAACCGCCGACCTGCCGCCCCCACTGGTCTGGATCGCCCCGCCCCCGCTCGGCCCCGAGGCACACGGCACCCACGCGGCCGACCCCGAGACGGCCGCCGCCGGGACGGACACGGCCGACGGCGCGGGCGGCAGCGCCGCGCCGTGTGTCGGCGGGGCCCGGACCGGCGGGTGTCTCCTGGTCGGGCGGCCGCCGCAGGGGGCGCTCCTGACCGTGGCCGCCGTCGCCGTGCTCGGGGAGCGGGCCGTGGCCGGGCCCGGGTTGCTGGTCGAGGCGCCGCTCCCCGTCACCGGGCTCGCGGTGCGGCGGACCTCCCCCGAGGAGGTGCAGGTCACCTTCGACTGGCCCGGCAGCACCGGCACCGTGACGGTCGCCGTCACCCAGGACGGCCGGGTCGCCGAGCACGCCGTCGCCCGCAGCGTGTTCCTGCGCGAGGGGCTCCGGCTGCCCGTGACTCCCGCCGCGTTGCGCGTCGAGGCCCACGCGGCGCCCCGCAGCGCCCGCTCCGTGCTCGCCGCCGCCTCCGGGGACGCGCGCGCCGAGCTGCCCGCCGACGTGGCCATCGCCTACGAACTGCTGCCCGGCGCCCGGCGCGGCCTGCGCCGCGGGCCCGCCGTCCTGCGGGTGACCGTGCGGCCGCCCGGGGCGGCGGCGGAGCTGCCCGGCTTTGTACTGGTCGCCCGTGGCGACGGCGGCCGCAACCCGCAGCGCCCGCCCGGCCCCACCGGCGGTACGACCCTGTGCCGGCTGACCGGCGACGAGCTCGCCTCCGCCGGGACGCTGGAGCGCGAACTCGACCCCGCCACCGCGCCCGGCCGCCCCTACGCCGTCCGCGGTTTCCTCCTCGGCGGCCGCGCCGCCTCCGTCCGGCTCGAAGAGCCCCCGATCCAGTCCCTGGTGGTCCGCTGAGTTGGCCTCACTCCCTCCCTAGCGGGAGGGAACCCCCGCCCTCACGGGTGGGACTTCCTGCTTCACCACGAACCGCCCCGACCGAGAGGAGGACTCCCGATGAGGTCTTACACCCGCTCCACAGGCAGCAACCGCCAGCCCGGCGGCCAGAAGATTCACAGCTGCGTTCCCGTCCCGATCGTGGGTCGTCCCGCAGGTGACGCACGTCCACGCGCGGACGTTCAGGGGCATCTCATCGACGATCGCACCACAGGCCGAGCACAGCTTGGAGCTCGGGAACCATCGGTCGACGACAATCAGCTCGCGCCCGTACCAGGCCGCCTTGTACTCAAGCATCGCCCGCAGCTCACGCCATGCCGCATCCGAGATGGCGCGCGCCAGTTTGTGGTTCCTCAGCATGTTGCGCACGATGAGGTCCTCGATCACGAGCGTTTGGTTTTCGCGCACGAGTCGAGTGGTCAGTCTATGCAGGTGATCCCGGCGGGAGTCCGCGATCCGCGCGTGGATCCTGGCCACGCGGATGCCGGCCTTGGACCGGTTCTTGCTGCCCTTGTCCTTCCTCGAAAGCTCCTTCTGGGCACGTGCCAGACGCTCTCGGTTCTTGCTCCCGTGCTTGGGGTTGGCGATCTTCTCCCCAGTGGAGAGCACGACCAGGTCCCTCAGCCCGG
This genomic window from Streptomyces sp. NBC_01351 contains:
- a CDS encoding RNA-guided endonuclease InsQ/TnpB family protein encodes the protein MGVGVSSVKRAFKYRFYPTDAQAVPLARTFGCVRKAYNLALAARTEAWTAGRERVNYGQTSAMLTQWKKTEELAYLAEVSSVPLQQSLRHLQSAFVGFWTKRSQYPRFKSKRKSRASAEYTRSAFGYKDGRLILAKMAEPLAIVWSRPLPTGVDPTTVTVSRDSAGRWFVSLLCEDIPSPMPASADAVGIDAGLRDLVVLSTGEKIANPKHGSKNRERLARAQKELSRKDKGSKNRSKAGIRVARIHARIADSRRDHLHRLTTRLVRENQTLVIEDLIVRNMLRNHKLARAISDAAWRELRAMLEYKAAWYGRELIVVDRWFPSSKLCSACGAIVDEMPLNVRAWTCVTCGTTHDRDGNAAVNLLAAGLAVAACGAGVRPHRESSSRSGRFVVKQEVPPVRAGVPSR
- a CDS encoding CTP synthase C-terminal region-related (seleno)protein, which encodes MTTAQTARIALVGDRSPHVKSHTRVPLLLDALASREGLVLDAYWIPTGDAAAEAAAGTLGRFDAVWVLPGSPYASEAGALAAIRVAREQGIPFLGTCGGFQHALLEYARTVCGLAGAAHAENDPAAADPVIAPLACSLVGHEGLVRAEPGSLAESALGAERSTERYHCGYGPAPRHLPALAAHGLLLSGHDEDGQVRIAELPGHPFFLATLFQPELHGDGTVPHPIVRALAVAAVTHATAARQAAPEAE
- a CDS encoding phosphocholine-specific phospholipase C; translation: MTEFNRRRFLQIAGGTAAVAMLNESIARAAAISAQGTTGTIQDIEHIVVLMQENRSFDHYFGAMKGVRGFGDPRPVLQDNGKSVFHQSNGTKDILPFNPQIEDLGMQFLTGLNHDWAGGQKAYNKGKYDKWVPAKTATTMSYMTRNDIPFHYALADAFTVCDAYHCSFIGATDPNRYYMWSGYTGNDGVGGGPVLGNQELGYGWKTYPERLESAGVSWKVYQDIGDGLNAAGHWGWINDAFRGNYGDNSLLYFNNYRNAQPGSALYEKARTGTNVKAGEGYFDKLRADVVNGTLPQVSWIAAPEAFSEHSNWPTNFGAWYISQVLDSLTANPAVWAKTALFITYDENDGFFDHVVPPYPPESASWGLSTASVTGDLYTGGVSGYAAGPYGLGPRVPMIVVSPWSKGGYVCSETFDHTSVIRFMEKRFGVQEPNISPWRRAVCGDLTSAFDFTRADAAPAALPSTAGYVPPDKDRHPSYYPTVPATGTMPKQEAGSKPTRALGYSPYVDGRATTSTGKFTLTFHSGPTLGAHFHSTSGNRTDGPWPYTVEPGKTLSDTWSTYGSTGNQINLSVWGPNGFLRTWKGPAKKTGPEVTARHDGTTGNLKLTLTNSGSAAVNLTVTNSYGGAAQTLRVAAGGTATYTADLSATGRWYDVTVVSDADTTFLRRFAGHVETGAAGISDPAIKTV
- a CDS encoding alpha/beta fold hydrolase, which gives rise to MAIAHRRIGTGPARVIVLHDWFGTSANWGSVLDHLDPDEFSYAFLDYRGYGDRRDVPGRYTLPEIADDVLELADRLGWDTFSLLGHSMGGKAVQQVLVRAPERVEKLIGLTPVPAAPYEMDDATHALFYGAAEDPAKRRIILDLVTGNRASRHWLDGMVEHSLSVSRPEAFAGYLASWQPLDLSSAVKGNTVPVLVLVGEYDLALTADVMRATWAAWYPNCRIVTIPGSGHYPPHETPVAFATEVEAFLRA